The following coding sequences lie in one Spinacia oleracea cultivar Varoflay chromosome 1, BTI_SOV_V1, whole genome shotgun sequence genomic window:
- the LOC110790010 gene encoding probable protein phosphatase 2C 59 isoform X3 → MGYLDSVLQSPNQIHAEEQPVTGGGLSQNGKFSYGYASSAGKRSSMEDFYETRIDGVDGEIVGLFGVFDGHGGARAAEYVKHHLFSNLIKHPKFIADTKSAIADAYSHTDSEFLKSENSQNRDAGSTASTAILVGDRLLVANVGDSRAVICRGGEAIAVSRDHKPDQSDERQRIEDAGGFVMWAGTWRVGGVLAVSRAFGDKLLKQYVVADPEIKEEKVDSSLEFLILASDGLWDVVTNEEAVDMVKPIQDSEEASKKLMKEAYQRGSADNITCVVVRFLENCGHSDSSKRVSGIQADTSKRHSGDSSNQLPGKHSDSSKGGSH, encoded by the exons CCAAAATGGCAAGTTTAGCTATGGATATGCAAGCTCTGCTGGAAAAAGGTCATCAATGGAAGATTTTTACGAGACTAGAATTGACGGAGTTGATGGAGAGATAGTTGGCCTGTTCGGTGTTTTTGATG GACATGGTGGGGCTCGAGCTGCTGAATATGTTAAACACCATCTTTTCAGCAATCTGATTAAGCACCCAAAGTTCATTGCTGATACCAAATCAGCTATAG CTGATGCTTACAGCCATACAGATTCAGAATTTTTAAAATCTGAGAACTCCCAGAACAGAGACGCAGGATCAACTGCATCCACTGCTATCCTTGTTGGTGATCGTTTGTTGGTGGCTAATGTGGGTGATTCTAGGGCTGTTATTTGCCGGGGTGGTGAAG CAATTGCTGTTTCCCGAGATCACAAGCCAGACCAAAGTGATGAACGGCAACGGATTGAAGATGCAGGAGGTTTTGTTATGTGGGCTG GAACTTGGAGAGTTGGGGGTGTTCTTGCTGTTTCTCGTGCTTTTGGTGACAAACTCTTGAAGCAGTATGTGGTTGCTGACCCTGAGATTAAG GAAGAAAAAGTTGACAGTTCTCTTGAGTTCCTTATTCTTGCAAGTGATGGGTTGTGGGATGTCGTCACTAACGAG GAGGCGGTTGATATGGTGAAACCCATTCAGGATTCGGAAGAAGCATCAAAGAAGCTCATGAAAGAAGCTTATCAGCGAGGTAGTGCAGATAACATCACCTGTGTAGTGGTTAGGTTCCTAGAAAATTGTGGTCATAGTGATTCCTCAAAGCGAGTGTCGGGAATTCAGGCTGATACCTCGAAAAGGCACTCTGGTGATTCCTCAAATCAGCTCCCTGGAAAACACAGTGATTCTTCCAAGGGTGGTTCtcactaa
- the LOC110790010 gene encoding probable protein phosphatase 2C 59 isoform X2, whose product MFLRVPPPTVLQSPNQIHAEEQPVTGGGLSQNGKFSYGYASSAGKRSSMEDFYETRIDGVDGEIVGLFGVFDGHGGARAAEYVKHHLFSNLIKHPKFIADTKSAIADAYSHTDSEFLKSENSQNRDAGSTASTAILVGDRLLVANVGDSRAVICRGGEAIAVSRDHKPDQSDERQRIEDAGGFVMWAGTWRVGGVLAVSRAFGDKLLKQYVVADPEIKEEKVDSSLEFLILASDGLWDVVTNEEAVDMVKPIQDSEEASKKLMKEAYQRGSADNITCVVVRFLENCGHSDSSKRVSGIQADTSKRHSGDSSNQLPGKHSDSSKGGSH is encoded by the exons CCAAAATGGCAAGTTTAGCTATGGATATGCAAGCTCTGCTGGAAAAAGGTCATCAATGGAAGATTTTTACGAGACTAGAATTGACGGAGTTGATGGAGAGATAGTTGGCCTGTTCGGTGTTTTTGATG GACATGGTGGGGCTCGAGCTGCTGAATATGTTAAACACCATCTTTTCAGCAATCTGATTAAGCACCCAAAGTTCATTGCTGATACCAAATCAGCTATAG CTGATGCTTACAGCCATACAGATTCAGAATTTTTAAAATCTGAGAACTCCCAGAACAGAGACGCAGGATCAACTGCATCCACTGCTATCCTTGTTGGTGATCGTTTGTTGGTGGCTAATGTGGGTGATTCTAGGGCTGTTATTTGCCGGGGTGGTGAAG CAATTGCTGTTTCCCGAGATCACAAGCCAGACCAAAGTGATGAACGGCAACGGATTGAAGATGCAGGAGGTTTTGTTATGTGGGCTG GAACTTGGAGAGTTGGGGGTGTTCTTGCTGTTTCTCGTGCTTTTGGTGACAAACTCTTGAAGCAGTATGTGGTTGCTGACCCTGAGATTAAG GAAGAAAAAGTTGACAGTTCTCTTGAGTTCCTTATTCTTGCAAGTGATGGGTTGTGGGATGTCGTCACTAACGAG GAGGCGGTTGATATGGTGAAACCCATTCAGGATTCGGAAGAAGCATCAAAGAAGCTCATGAAAGAAGCTTATCAGCGAGGTAGTGCAGATAACATCACCTGTGTAGTGGTTAGGTTCCTAGAAAATTGTGGTCATAGTGATTCCTCAAAGCGAGTGTCGGGAATTCAGGCTGATACCTCGAAAAGGCACTCTGGTGATTCCTCAAATCAGCTCCCTGGAAAACACAGTGATTCTTCCAAGGGTGGTTCtcactaa